The following is a genomic window from Amycolatopsis acidiphila.
CAGCCGCCCCGCCAGCCCGATCACGACCGGCACCACTCCCAGGCACAGGAAGGCGGGCAGGAAGCAGAGGGCGAGCGGTCCGGCGATGAGCACTCCGGCGCGTTGGGCCTTGGCCTCGGCTTTGTCCGCCATCGACGTCCGCAGCTGCACGGCCAGCTCCTCGGCAACCGCTGCCAGCGCGCTTCCCGAGCGCGCCGTGCGCTGGGCCGCTCTGGCGAGCTCGGCGGTGCCAGGACCGGCCCGCGCCGGCGCCCAGGCCTCCGCCGGGCCCGCCCCCAGGGAGAGCAGTCCGGCCGTCGCCCGCAGCGCATCGGCCTCAGGTCCGACCAGGCCGTCGGTGACCGCGGAGATCGCGGCCGGCACCGGTAGCCCGGCACGAAGACAGGCGGCGAACAGGTCCCAGGTGGCGGCGAGGCTGAACTCCTCGGACTTCGCTCTCGGCCGGAGCCGGACGGGCAACCTGAACGGCGGCCTTGCTGGGAGGAAGAGGTGGTCGAGCCGGGCACGTGCCGCAGCCTGACCGGGCAGAACCAGCAGGGCCAGGCCGGCGAGCGCCGTGCTCGCGCCGGTCATCGGAGGACTCCCAGTCTGGTGAGACGAGCGGTCCACGCGACCCCGGCGAGGATCAGCCCGGCGCCGAGCACGAACAGGATGTGACCTGCCGGGGTGTCGATCAGGACGCGGAGGGGCCGGGCTCCGACGGCTTCGCCGAGCAGGACACCGATCCCGGGGAGGAACGCCAGCACCGCGGCGCTCGCTCGAGGACCGGCCATGCTCGCGTCGGCTCCGGTGATGAAGCGGGTGGTAGCCACCACATCGCGGCGAACGGCGTCAAGCAGGTCGGCGAGTGGAAGGCCGTGCCGGCGGCTGAGAGCCCAGGCCCTCGCCACCTGCCCTTGTGGTCCGGCGCCATGGGGAAGCTCGACGCCGAATCGGGCCGAGGTCGCCAGCGCTCGCATCGCTGCGGCGGCTTCCGGCGGCGCATCGGTGGCCGCGGCCTCGGCGGCGGTCGCGGGTGGCGCACCGCTGCGCAGCTCGGCCACTGTCGTCCGGAGTGCTTCCGTCAGAGCTGTGGCGGCGGTCAGCTCGGCCTTCATGCGCTTCCTCGACTGACGCTGACGCCATACGGCGAACGTCAGGACGGCCACGGACATGGCTCCCGTCGGCCCCAGCAGGGCGATCGCCGGTAGCGCGGCCAACGGCAGTAGCCATCGAGGATTGAGTCGTGGTCTTTGCCGAGGTTCGCCGGGGATGAGTGCGCAGACGCGGCCGGCGGCGGTTTTGGCTGTGGGCCAGACGAGCAGGGCGGCTGCCGCACAGAGCAGGACGAGTGTCATCGCCGGACCACCCCCTGCGCCGTTGGTAGGTGTACCCCTCGCGCCTCGAGTAGTGCTGTGAGCAGGGGACGCCGTTTGGTCCAGGCGCCGTTGGACCAGACCGGGACAACGCGGACGTCGCCGGTTTCCGTGCGGGTCAGGGTCGCCGCCTCGGCCAGCTGACGTGCGCCTCCTGTGCCGCGGCGCATGTGCAGTACGACCTGAACCGCTGCGGCCAGTTGGCTGTGGAGTGCGGCGCGGGAGAGGCCACCGAGGGCGGCCAAGGCTTCGAGCCGGGCCGGGACCTCCGCCGGGGAGTTCGCGTGGAGGGTGCAGGCGCCTCCGTCGTGGCCGGTGTTCAACGCGTTCAGCAACTGGCAGACCTCGGCTCCACGCACCTCGCCGACCACGAGGCGGTCCGGGCGCATTCGCAGCGCTTGTCGGACCAGGTCCCGCAACGTGACCTCCCCGGCGCCCTCGACGTTCGGCGGGCGGGCGATGAGGCGGACGAACTGTGGGTGCGCGGGTTGCAGTTCACCGGCGTCCTCGACGCAGACGATGCGTTCGGCGGGGTCGACCGCGCCAAGCATCGCGGCCAGCAGCGTGCTCTTGCCGGCCCCGGTGCCTCCCGTGACGAGGAACGCGAGTCGTGCGGCGACGACGGCTTGGATCAGCCCGGCGCCCTCGGCGTCGAACGTGCCGAGTTCGCCGAGTGCGGTGAGGCCGTGCGCTGCCGGGCGGAGCACACGGAGCGAAATGCACGTGCCGTCGGCGGCGATCGGGGGCAGTACCGCATGCAGTCGCACCCGTCCGTGCGGACCGGCGCCGGGCAGCCAGCCGTCCACATAGGGCTGTGCGTCGTCGAGCCGGCGACCCGCCGCGAGCGCCAGTCGCTGTGCGAGCCGGCGGACCGCCTCGTCGTCGGTGAAGCGGATGTCCGTGCGGCGCAAGCCTTTTGGGCCGTCGACCCAGACGTCGGCAGGACCGGCGACGAGGATGTCAGTGGTGTCGGGCTCCGCCAAGAGCGGCTCGAGTGGGCCCACGCCGGTGAACTCGTGACGCAGGGAGCGCAGCGCTTCGAGGACTTCGAGGTGGTCCACGGGACCGCCCGCCTCGGCTCGCACGGCGTCGGCAAGGGCGGCGGGGTCCGTGGCGGGACCGATGCCCGCCAGGCGGAGGCGGACTCGTTCCAGGAGTTCGGCGTTCATGTGGCGGCCTCGGGAGTCGGGGGGTGGTGGCGTGGGGTGCTTTCGTTCCTGGTGGCGTGGAGGGTTGGCGCGGGTGGATCGGCTGCGAAGTGGTTGGTAGGCAAAGGAAGGGACGGTGGGGTGAGTGCGGTGGGCGCCTCGGCGAGTGACTCGTTGGGTGGCGGGTTGGTGGGGTGGGCGGCGGTGCGGGAGGGGGCGGAGGGCGGTGCATCGGACGGCGACGCGTTCGAGGGTGGGGGGTTGAAGGCTGAGTGGTTGGAGGGTGACGCGGCGGAAAGTGGCGCGCAGGAAGGCGGGCGGTTCGAGGCTGAGTGGTCGGCGGGGGATGCAGCGGAGGGTGGCGCGTCCAAGGGCGACGCGGCGGAAGGTGACGTAGCGGAAGGCGGGCGGTTGGAAGGCAGGCAACTGGAGGGCGATGTAGCGCGGGGTGGCGCAGCGGAAGGCGATTCGGCGGCGGGGGATGCAGCGGGGAGTTGCGCCGTCGTGGATGAGGTGTGCGTGGACCGAGGCGGGCAGGTGGTGGGAGGAGTGGGCGCCACGGGAGGGGTGGGCGGAGGTGCCGCCGGACGAGTGGGCGGAGGCGCTGCGGAACGAGCAGGCAGGAATGCCGCAGGGCGGGTCGGCGGAAGTGCCGCGAGATGAGCAGGTAGAAGCGCCGCGGAACGAGTGGACGGGAATGCCGCGGGAGGAGCAGACAGAAGCGCCGCGGAAAGGGTGGGAGGAAGCGCCGCGGAATGAGTGGACAGGAGCGCCGCGGGATGAATCGGCGGAGGCGCCGCGAGACGGGTGGGCGGAAGCGCCGCGGGAAGGGTGGGCAGAAGCGCCTCGGGACGGGTGGGCAGAAGCGCCGCGGGAGCAGCGGGCAGGAGTGCCATGGGAGGAGCAGACAGAAGCGCCGCGGGAGGGGTGGGTGAGGGACGGAGAGGCGGGGCCGGTGGAGGCACGGGCTTGAGGGGCGCCCGTGTCAACGGAGGGGTGGTCATGCGGCCGCCTCGGTCAGGTGGGTGCTCGCGCGGAGTTCGGCGAGGACCGTTCGGGCGGCGGTGATCAGGGGGCCGCGGGGGCGGGGGGCGAACTCGCCGTTTTCGATGTGTCTGTCCAGGTGGCGCTCCGGGGCCATCGACGTCAGGAGCGGGACCCGGGCCGCTACGGCGGCGTCTTCCGGGGCGAGGTCGCATGGGGCGGGGCCCCGGACAACGAGCTTCGCCCTGTCGGCGCGGTCGAACAGGCCCTTCACGACGCGGCGGACGGAGGCACAGGCCCGTAGCTCGGCGGGCATGACCACCACGATGAGATCCGCGCGCGCCACGATGGGGCGGGTGCGGGCGTCGACGTGCCGGGGCAGGTCGCAGACGACGACCTTGCCCGCACGACGACCGGCGTCCACAACGGACGCAAGGGCATCGGCTGTGGGGCCGTCGCCGTCACGGTCGCATGAGACGAAGGGCAAGCGGCCGCGGGGATGGGCGTGTTCGGGCAACGCGTCGCGCAGGGCTTTCATCGAGATGCGACCGCCATCCAGTTGCAGGCTCGGCCAGCGCGCGCCGTCGGTGGATTCCGCGCCCAGCAACAGGTCCAGCCCACCGCCCAGCGGGTCGCAGTCGACCAGGAGTGCGCCGTCCTCGCCTGCGGCCAACCCCAGCGCCGCGGCGAACACCGAGGCACCGGCACCGCCACGACCACCGATCACCCCGATGACGCAGCCGCCGGGCACGATGGGGCCTTCGGCGATGTCAGCGAGGGCACCGATGAGCGCCGACTCCGCGTCCGGAAGGGACAGCACCTGCCGCACCCCCGCGGCGAAGGCGCGCTCCCAGGTCGACGGCGTCGGCGTGCCCTTCGTGACCATGAGGACGTCCCGGCGGAGCGGCAGTTCGACCGCGCCTTCGATGACCTCCTCGTCGATCAGCACCAGCGGCGCACGCGCCCAGGAACGCCCGGCCGAGACCAGGTCCGGGGCGCGTTCGACCTCGCACCCCACGGCTGCGGCGAGCCGCAGGATCTCGTCCAGCAGCGTCTCGTCGGACATGATCACGAGCGGGCGTTCGTCGGTCATCTCAACCCCCGGAAACGGTTGGCAGGAGGAATTTCGGGCTGCACCAACCGTCGCGTGGGCGCCTCGGGGCGGACAAGAAGGAGTTGCCGGAGCTGTGGACAACTGGGGTGTTGTGGACAACTGCAACTCGCAGCCGCAGACAATTCCGCGGGCAAGGAGGCCGGGAAAGGAGGCGACCCCCGCCAGGGGGAGGGACGGGGGCCGCCAGCGGTTCAGCCCCGGGGGGTCGGGCTGAACCAGGCCGGTGAGAACCGGACGACCTCACTCTAACGCCGTGATCGGCGGTTCCACCCGGCTTCGGCCACCCACAATTCGATAACGTCACCAGCAATCGTTTTCCAAGAGCGGTAACGAATTTTCCCGCGCCGCGGCGCGCGTGTGGTCGCCTGGCGGGCCCGCGGGCCGGAAGCTTCTATCCTGAGCAGGTGGCAGAACCGATCAGCTCACCGGCGAGCGCAGCGCGCGTCGCGGCCTTCTTCGATCTCGACAAGACGATCATCGCGTCGTCCAGTGCGCTCGCGTTCAGCAAACCGCTGCTGCGCCAGGGCCTGATCAGCAGGCGGGCGGCGCTCAAGAGCGCCTACGCCCAGCTCGTCTTCTCCCTCTCCGGCGCCGACGAGGACCGCACCGAGCGGATGCGCGCCGAGATCTCCGCGCTCTGCACGGGCTGGGACGTCGCCCAGGTCCGCGCGATCGTCAACGAGACCCTGCACGACATCGTCGACCCGCTCGTCTACGCCGAGGCGGCCGAGCTGATCGCCTCGCACAAGGCGCAGGGCCACGACGTCGTCGTGCTGTCGGCCGCGGGCGAGGAGGTCGTCACGCCGATCGCGGCGATGCTCGGCGCCACCCGCAGCGTCGCCACGCGGATGGAGGTTGTGGACGGGCGTTATTCCGGGCAAGTGGATTTCTATTGCTACGGCGAGCAGAAGGCCGTCGCCGCCAAGCAGCTGGCCGCCGACCACGGCTACGACCTCGCGAGCTGCTTCGCCTACACCGACTCGAGCACCGACATACCGATGCTCGAGGTCGTCGGAAACCCCTTCGCGGTCAACCCGGACCGGGCGCTGCGCCGGCTCGCCGTCGAGCGGCAGTGGCCGGTTCTGATCTTCAGCAACCCCGTTTCACTGCGCAGCCGCATCCCCGCTCCCTCCCCCACGGCTCTCGCCGTCGGCGTCGGCATCGGCGCGATGGCCGCAGCAGGCGTGACCTGGTACGGACTGGCCCGGCGCAAGCGCGGTGACCAGCAAGCGTAGTCGCTCAACGTGGCCTCATCACCGGATCGAGTCTCTGTACCGGTGCACCCGATAGACCCCTTGAAGTGACGGCGGTCACTGGGCTACAAAGTGAGTGCGGACATCTTGTCGGCCAGGGAACGGGACGAGGATAAGCCCCGATCCACCCCGAGAGATCTCCGTGCGCGGACCTCCAGGCACCCACGCGCAGCGAGCCGCGGGAGGCTTGTCGTCAAGGGACTGCGTACCGGGACGCCGGACGCCGAGTCCAGGTAGGTACGACACGAGTTGCACGCTTGGTCACCTGAGCGGTCCGCGCGGGCGGGCGCCGCCGGTTCTTGCCGGCGGCGCCCGCGCACGTTCGGGGGGTGGTTCCCCGATGCAGTCGTTCCGACGCCGCCGCACCGCACGAACGCCGCGTCGGGGAACCCGCGCGAATCCGACCAATGGTCGTTGACCTGCCTCCTGGCGAGTGAGTAGCTTCCCGATACCGACTGCTTCCGGTGGAAATATTTCCTCCGCGGCCGGTGCTGGAGGGAGGCGTTCGTGATCCGGAGGAACCATGCGCTCGCCGCGTCCGTTGCCGGACTGCTCGTCGTGACCGGACTGAGCGCCGCCGGAGCGGCGAACGCGCAACCGGCGATTCCGGGTGCGAACCGACAGGCCGTCGCCTGGGCAGCCCAGGCCCTGCGCGGCATGAGCCTCGAGGAGAAGGTCGGCCAGCTGTTCGTCGCCGACGTCTGGGGCAAGGCCGCGGACCAGGCCGACCCGGGCAACCGGACCAAGTACGGAGTGGACACGCCGGCCGAGGTCGTCGAGCGCTACCACCCCGGCGGCGTCATCTACTTCAACAACGCGGGCACGGACAACGTCGATGACCCGGCTCAGGTCGCGAAGCTGTCGAACGGCCTGCAGCGGGCCGCGCTCGGCTCGGGCGCGCACCTGCCGCTGATCGTGTCGACCGACCAGGAGGGCGGGCGGGTCACCCGGATCTCCGCGCCCGCGACCGAGTACCCGGCGAGCATGGCCGTCGGCGCCGGGCGCAGCGCCGAGGACGCGCGGCAGCTCGCCACGATCAACGCCGGCGAGCTGCGGGCGATGGGCATCAACCAGGACTTCGCCCCGGACGCCGACGTCAACTCCAACCCGCTCAACCCGATCATCGGCTCGCGCTCGTTCTCCGCCGATCCCGCGTTGACCAGCCGGCTGGTCGCCGCCGAGGTGGACGGCTACCAGAACTCGGGGCCTGCGACGGAGACGGTCTCCTCCGCGGCCAAGCACTTCCCCGGCCACGGTGACGCCGCGACGGACAGCCACACCGGGCTGCCGGTGATCAGCCGGACCGAACAGCAGTGGCGCGCGATCGACCTGCCGCCGTTCCAGGCCGCGATCAAGGCCGGGATCGACGTGATCATGACCGCGCACATCACCGTGCCCAGCCTCGACCCCTCCGGCGAGCCGGCCACCCTGTCGAAGTCGATCATGACCGGCATCCTGCGCCACGAGCTCGGCTACAACGGCGTCGTCGTCACCGACTCGCTGCAGATGGCGGGCGTGCGGCAGCTGCATCCGGACTCGGAGATCCCCGTGCTCGCACTCGAAGCGGGCGTGGACCAGATGCTCATGCCGCCGGACCTCGGGGTCGCGATCGACGGCGTCCTCGACGCGGTGAAGAGCGGCCGCCTGACCGAACAACGCATCGACCAGAGCGTGCTGCGCATCCTCGAGCTGAAGTTCAAGCGGGGCATCCTGGCCCGGCCGCTGGTCAACGAGCAGGCGGTGCGGCGAACGGTCGGGACACCCGCACATCTGGACCTGATCCAG
Proteins encoded in this region:
- a CDS encoding TadA family conjugal transfer-associated ATPase, translated to MNAELLERVRLRLAGIGPATDPAALADAVRAEAGGPVDHLEVLEALRSLRHEFTGVGPLEPLLAEPDTTDILVAGPADVWVDGPKGLRRTDIRFTDDEAVRRLAQRLALAAGRRLDDAQPYVDGWLPGAGPHGRVRLHAVLPPIAADGTCISLRVLRPAAHGLTALGELGTFDAEGAGLIQAVVAARLAFLVTGGTGAGKSTLLAAMLGAVDPAERIVCVEDAGELQPAHPQFVRLIARPPNVEGAGEVTLRDLVRQALRMRPDRLVVGEVRGAEVCQLLNALNTGHDGGACTLHANSPAEVPARLEALAALGGLSRAALHSQLAAAVQVVLHMRRGTGGARQLAEAATLTRTETGDVRVVPVWSNGAWTKRRPLLTALLEARGVHLPTAQGVVRR
- a CDS encoding HAD family hydrolase — protein: MAEPISSPASAARVAAFFDLDKTIIASSSALAFSKPLLRQGLISRRAALKSAYAQLVFSLSGADEDRTERMRAEISALCTGWDVAQVRAIVNETLHDIVDPLVYAEAAELIASHKAQGHDVVVLSAAGEEVVTPIAAMLGATRSVATRMEVVDGRYSGQVDFYCYGEQKAVAAKQLAADHGYDLASCFAYTDSSTDIPMLEVVGNPFAVNPDRALRRLAVERQWPVLIFSNPVSLRSRIPAPSPTALAVGVGIGAMAAAGVTWYGLARRKRGDQQA
- a CDS encoding type II secretion system F family protein, whose amino-acid sequence is MTLVLLCAAAALLVWPTAKTAAGRVCALIPGEPRQRPRLNPRWLLPLAALPAIALLGPTGAMSVAVLTFAVWRQRQSRKRMKAELTAATALTEALRTTVAELRSGAPPATAAEAAATDAPPEAAAAMRALATSARFGVELPHGAGPQGQVARAWALSRRHGLPLADLLDAVRRDVVATTRFITGADASMAGPRASAAVLAFLPGIGVLLGEAVGARPLRVLIDTPAGHILFVLGAGLILAGVAWTARLTRLGVLR
- a CDS encoding glycoside hydrolase family 3 protein, which encodes MIRRNHALAASVAGLLVVTGLSAAGAANAQPAIPGANRQAVAWAAQALRGMSLEEKVGQLFVADVWGKAADQADPGNRTKYGVDTPAEVVERYHPGGVIYFNNAGTDNVDDPAQVAKLSNGLQRAALGSGAHLPLIVSTDQEGGRVTRISAPATEYPASMAVGAGRSAEDARQLATINAGELRAMGINQDFAPDADVNSNPLNPIIGSRSFSADPALTSRLVAAEVDGYQNSGPATETVSSAAKHFPGHGDAATDSHTGLPVISRTEQQWRAIDLPPFQAAIKAGIDVIMTAHITVPSLDPSGEPATLSKSIMTGILRHELGYNGVVVTDSLQMAGVRQLHPDSEIPVLALEAGVDQMLMPPDLGVAIDGVLDAVKSGRLTEQRIDQSVLRILELKFKRGILARPLVNEQAVRRTVGTPAHLDLIQQLTDRTTTVLRNDAGLLPLKNPGKILVTGWDNPAYPGYPAEPVATLAKQLGGTAVSTGASPTAAQISSAVSSAQQAGTVVVLTNGLRTSTAQQDLVNGLLATGKPVVAVTIQEPYDPGYADVPTWVATYDWRDVTMKSLAKVLLGQISPQGKLPVSIPAGDDTNKIRYPFGTGLTW
- the ssd gene encoding septum site-determining protein Ssd; this encodes MTDERPLVIMSDETLLDEILRLAAAVGCEVERAPDLVSAGRSWARAPLVLIDEEVIEGAVELPLRRDVLMVTKGTPTPSTWERAFAAGVRQVLSLPDAESALIGALADIAEGPIVPGGCVIGVIGGRGGAGASVFAAALGLAAGEDGALLVDCDPLGGGLDLLLGAESTDGARWPSLQLDGGRISMKALRDALPEHAHPRGRLPFVSCDRDGDGPTADALASVVDAGRRAGKVVVCDLPRHVDARTRPIVARADLIVVVMPAELRACASVRRVVKGLFDRADRAKLVVRGPAPCDLAPEDAAVAARVPLLTSMAPERHLDRHIENGEFAPRPRGPLITAARTVLAELRASTHLTEAAA
- a CDS encoding type II secretion system F family protein translates to MTGASTALAGLALLVLPGQAAARARLDHLFLPARPPFRLPVRLRPRAKSEEFSLAATWDLFAACLRAGLPVPAAISAVTDGLVGPEADALRATAGLLSLGAGPAEAWAPARAGPGTAELARAAQRTARSGSALAAVAEELAVQLRTSMADKAEAKAQRAGVLIAGPLALCFLPAFLCLGVVPVVIGLAGRLTVF